Within the Chelonoidis abingdonii isolate Lonesome George chromosome 19, CheloAbing_2.0, whole genome shotgun sequence genome, the region TCTGCAATATCCAGTGCAGTGTGGCACTGGATTTGGTAGTACAGACAGGTTATGCGTCCACTTTGGCCCAGCACCGATATAATACCCACTTATGCGGGGTTACTTGGGATGGGAGCTGGAGTCAAGGGACTCATGTTAATGGGCAGCAGTTCCTGCCAACTGAAGGAGAGTTCCACCAGTGGAACCTTCTTGTGTGGATACTGGGCCCGACTTCCAAGAGAGTCAAGGAAATTTGAGGACTTTGGGTAGTACAAGAGCTGTCTCATCACAGCCTCCCTAATCTACTTAAAAAAAGAATAGAGCCTGGGGCTTAAATTTTGAGGGCCAAGGGGTGGCTTTTTGTGCATGGGCTGAACAATGCCCATTTGAGAGATACTGGCAGCTCAGCTGAGGGAGGCGGTGACACTTTCCACCCAGCATCATGGAAGTCAGGGGGAAAAGGCCTGTGGGACTGTCCAGCCCATCTCCCTGACACTGCAGAACTGTTGCCTTTAGTAGACccagtttcttctctctctcccacacctcCCCATTCCCGTCCTTCCTACCCTCTGGGTCTGACCAGTCAAGAGCATGCATCCAGTTTGCAGGTCGTCACACAAGGCTTCCCTAGAACACAGATGTAACAtgtattcccctccctcccaacatgGCATTATCCTGGAGATGAGCCATCTGCATGGAATccaaaggagctggggaggtGGCTGGGTTTGGTTTGTGATTGATGAAGTATTAGTGGGATGAGAAATTGGACTGTGGGGCAGATAGTCAGTAACTGTGGGGCAGATCAGTGATAGTTTTGATGTCCCTGGGAACGGTATCTGATCTGTAATTTGAAAAGTGGGGGCACAAAGGAGATGCAGTTGGAAGCGGGGGGGCTGATCTGTAGTTGGGGTGATGTGATGTCTctggctgtggggggcagagcaTAACTGGGAATTTCTGGAGTCAGCCGTCCACCTCTAACCCCCAGGCAGCGGATACCTTGGCGGTGCGGCAGAAACGGCGAATCTACGACATCACAAATGTTCTGGAGGGCATTGGGCTGATCGAGAAGAAATCCAAGAACAGTATCCAGTGGAAGTGAGTGACTGAGATGCTCTGAGCAGTGTGGGAAGATTCTGGGAGGAGGGTTCCTCTCAGTGCTCCTCTCACTTTGAGGCCTTGCCCACAATCCACTCCCCCTGTTTCCCCCTCTGAAATTTCCCACCCTTGCTACTGCTGGCACAGCTCCACCTGCAGCGGGAATGGTGGCAGAGGTAACAGAGCCGCGGCTTCAAGCTTTGGTTGGCATTCTGAGTGCAGTGTCTGCCAGCTGGTCTGCGCTAGCGCTTCCCTAGCTGAGCTGTGCCAGTAGCGACTGTGGGGAATTTGAGGCGGAAATGCTAGTATGGACACGGGCCGGGAGCCATTTTTCCAGTGGCTGAGGTATGTAGCTGTTGCTTCGGGTGCATGCTAGCTACTTGCAGGAGCTTTGACCAGAACAGATGCCTCCAACCCTTACCCTGGTGTTGAGAGAGGAAGGATTCTGCCCCCAGTAGGAGGGTAGGCTTTGACCCTCTTGTACTGGAAGGAGGCTTTGGTGGGGAGATGGGAGGTCTGGGGCCTCTGACCCTGGTGTACGATGAGAAACGGTGAGGGGAGCTAGGGGCTCTAGCTGTGGAGCTGGTGAAGTGTGGAAGAGCTGGTCTCCAACTTGTGTGTGTCAGGAGAGAGCTGGGAGTGGCTTCTCTTTCCAAGGCAGTGCAGGCGGTGCCCTCTGCAAATCATATTTTCTCCCTTAATGAGGCTGGGCCACTCATTCCTCTCTCTGTCTGCACAGAGGTGTGGGCCCGGGCTGTAACACTCGCGAGATAGCTCACAAACTCAttgagctgaaggcagagatagAGGACCTGGAGCAGCGCGaacaggagctggagcagcagaaaaTGTGGGTCCAGCAGAGCATCAAAAATGTCACAGAAGACGTACAGAACAGCAGATATCCTTTCAGCACTCCCAGCTCCCGGTTCAGTTCCTGctgctctccctcttcctcccccagggctggctgcaggctggctgGGCCTGAAGGGACGGTTGCCTCTCCCTCCAGTACTGATGAGCTtacatttctatagcactttctCATCAAATCCCGCAAAGCATTGCACAAATGTTacttgcacagcacctagcaggATGGGCTCCTGGGAGTACgctcatacaaataataaataataatagccaGCCCTAAATGCATCCATGTCTGGGGTGGCACACAGCAGCTGATTAACAGCATGCTGTAACATGACCCAGCAGCATACAACGGCAAGTAAACCAAACTATCCGTGTGCCACTGCAGGGAATGTTTTTGGGGAGGCAAGCGTAATCAGCTGGGTTGGAATTTCCCCAGGACCGTTGGGGACTGCTCCACCTTTGGGGAAGATGTGTTTGGATGTTTAGAGAGCATTTCACCCAAAAGCCCCCACTTCTGGCCCTGTGGTGTCCCCTAGCACCATGTTGAGGCATCGCTTCAATACAGACTCAGGACAGAAATGCCTCTTTCTGAGTCATCAGTGCTACGTTCTCAAGCATGTAGCTGCTTTGGCCGGTTTCCTCTGAGTGCTAACCCTGCTGCAGGTAGACCTTCTCTCCAGACCACTTCAGAGGCTCTGGTGCGGGCATTTAGCTTCTTCTAGGAATTCCATTGTCTGCATGCAGGAAGGAGACGCTTCACCAGGTGCTCTTTGAATTCTGTGTGCCCACAGAAAGCTGCACCTTTTCTCCTTAACCACAGGAACGTTAGCCTATGTGACGCATGAAGATATCTGCAAGTGCTTCACAGGTGAGGCGATGATGCTGGGCCCCTACTGGTCTCCCATGGTCTGAGACAGCAGACTTTCCTGGCTGTCCCAGCTGTGCTTCCCCCATTTCCCAGGAGGGAAATGGCTGTAGATCCTAGCTGGTCCCCAAGATGTGCTCTCTGTGTCCTCCGTGAAGTGACAGTCCTGCATCTTCTCCCACAACCCCAGGAATCAACTGCCACTAAATTCAAGCTGTATCATTGCAGTCAGAGGAGTCCCATCTGGGAATGGGATTGTTCTGTGCAAGGTGCAGACCAGAGAATTCCGTAGAGCACATTTGCAGTAGGGGGCTGTCTGCTCTGTCCCTTTGTATCTGGGGCCATGTTATTCTATGGGGCAAGTTTTTAATTGCAGGATTTCAGCTTTCCTTGGCAGGTCATCCCTTCCTAGGGGAGCCGTAGCagagccctccccagggctgagATGCACGGCTTTGCATATAATAatgtaattggagatataccaatctcctagaactggaagggacgttgaaaggtcattgagtccagccccctgccttcactagcaggaccaagtactgatttttgccccagatccctaagtggccccctcaaggattgaactcacaaccctgggtttagcaggccaatgctcaaaccactgagctatccccctgaCTGAGAAGAGCCAGCATTCCTTTTTCTTTGCCTCATTTGTACAAATAAATGCCTTTATTTCAAAGGCCCTGGTCGATCCAAGGCCCTACGTGATTTCGCCTCCCCCTGACTGTTTGCTCCTATTTCTTTCAGCACTCCTCCCCGTCCCCTTTCTTTAGTGCACTTCCGTTGTCCTTCCCTCTCTCGACTCTGTGCCTGACCTCTTGTTGCTTCCTGGGCTTGCAGCAGTTTCTCTAGCTACTCATCAagctctttctctcttctcctcaaGAGCCACCTTCTTCCAGGAATCTTCTCTTGTTTTCCTTCCAGTAACTTGTGCACAACAACCCTCAGCTTTCCTGCTGTGCCGTGTCTGGTCTCTGACTCCTTTTGTAAAGCACCGGGAAGATGTAAGGGACCAAATAACTTGTAATCGCATGGGAGGATGCGGTGAAACACAAGTAGACAAATGTTGTGTGGTAGCCATTATGTGTGGGAGGCAGTTGAAGTGCAAGAGCCCAAGTCTAAAAGAGTTCAGAGGTTGCTTGTCACTCCTGCTCTTCAGAGCAGATTTACATCGGAAGCCAAACCTCACTCCAGTGGGAAGGCCTTGCAGCTGGACTTAAGGTCACGATTGTCTTTTTGGGAGCGGATCTGAATTATCCAGCTGTTTTAAGACAGACATCTCAGCCTATCTCCTTGTGGTGTTACAGGGTGATCCCAGCTGGCCTCCCAGGGTGAAGCTGATCTGTGTGTAGCCAGAAAACATGCCTTGGGTAGGAGACCTGACTTTCCACTCTCGATGATCTTTGGAGAGCTGCTTTGCTGGGTCTCTTGTATCGCAGCCTTGTACTTCAGGCTGAATTCCAACTTCCATTCCACCATGCCCCCTTTTCTCAGTAAATACCTTGTGGGCTGAAATTTCCCTGTTTGGCCCTGTCTCAAATgtgaatttattttgaaaaactgaaTGAAAATAGGTTGCTCTGTTTCTTAGACTGAGTGGAAGAAATACTGATTTACCTTATGTCGCTATCTTAAAATTTTCACTCAGAAACTCAAAAAAGATCAAGGCACAAACCTCAGACGTGGCTTGTTTCTTGAGACTTAAAGATCAAGGCAAATTTGAAACATGTTTTAATAGTTGTTGTAACATTGAAAGTTTGGAATTTAAGCATCTACTTTAGGACTCTTCTTTCcatattttaatctgttttgaaaatgtatgtgGTAAAGATAAATTGCCGAAGATTCCCCACTTTACAAACACCACCGGGTTTGGCAATAACTTTAGTAAGTCAAGTTGCTATGGGCCAGGGAGTTTACAAGGACAGCCATTAGTTGTCGGGCTGAGATCAAAGAACGTTCTCTCCCACTGTTCTTCCTTTCGTGTGACTTTTGGGATTTTCCTCCCTTTCacctatttttattaataaaccatGTGACGTTAAAGGCAAAACACTAATTCATGCCACGTAAAGGTTGAGATGTCAGTCACACGGGGGCCAGCATGATACTTTTAGTCTTATTTTCCGTGTTAAATATGAACTAAGTGCACATCTTTGGAAAGAAAGGTGTTAAATGTCTAAGATTCTGCAAGGCGGTGGCATTCCCAGCTCAGCTCGGCACATGCTGGACTTGGGCCCCGACTGCTCCCTTTGTGGTGTCCTTTCTTGCTAACTTCAGTAACTCACACAAACTTTGACCTGAGCTTGGCTGTTTCTGGGGTCACTCCCTGCACAGGTCTCTATCCCTGCCCCTAGCTCCCTTTTCCTCTGGAGACGCTCAACCCCTCTTTTCTTGCTACCAGAGTCCTAGCACTCAACACAAGAACTCTGAATCGCTGGCAGGGTCCTAGGACAGCTACCTGgaatctgatctctctctctctctcaaaggatGAAAGCTTTGGAGTCAAGTGTCTGCGATCCTGTGTTGGCCCTACTGACAGCTATTGCTAGACTCAGCGTCTGTCTGATTTCTGAGTTTCGCTCACTGCTTGCCGTCCTGTTGGGCGTTTCGTTAGTGGCTATGGGACTTGTTTAAAAACCAGCACAAACAGTGTTAATCCACATAACTCCCTGTTCCTTTGGCTCAGCACTTGGTGACTGTGGAAACTGAACTGGGGCCTGGTGCAGAGAATAGCCCTTCCTTGGGAATCAGGCTGTGTTAGAGGGCTGAGCTGCAGTGGTGGGGAATctgcagggaggaggaagggcaagCCATTCAGGATGCCCATACAAAGTgttctcagatcatcctagtcCTGCCCTGGGGGGAACTCAATGACATCAGTGCGTGTGCTCCTGCCCGTAGCGCTCTGTTTTCTGTGTTTAGTTTCCCTGGGGCTGTGTGTTGGGCCAGGGGTGCGTTGTGAAGGATGGATGGTGATTCCCCAGTAAGGCAGGGTGGCCAGTCCTGGTTGGTGGGAGTGCACAGGAGTtctcccaggaggaggtgggtgaATGACAGCCCACACTGGGCCTAGCAGCCAGAGGCATTCCTTCGAGTGCTGATCAGTCTATTTTCACAGGAGACACCCTCCTAGCAATTCGAGCCCCGTCAGGAACTTGGTTGGAGGTTCCCATTCCGGAGGTGGGTGCTGTGTTTGATCAGGCTGGGATGGAGGTGGCCTGGGTTGGCTGGAGTTACTGGAAGGATGTGGGcattgcttgcttgctgtgctGTTGGGGAAGGAGGATCATTCCATCTGAGTGTGCTGGAGTACGGGTagctgtgggaggagagagagcagctgtctgagggagggaggagctccTGTAGCATGCTGAGCCATTCCAGAGCGTGGATCTTGCCCCGGGAAGCTAAAGTCCTCTTTTGAGGACTGCTGTTAATTGTATCTGGGTACTTTGCTTCCTGATTTCCTCAGGGCATGAATGGACAGAAGAAATATCAGATCCATCTGAAAAGCACTAGTGGTCCAATTGATGTCCTCCTCGTAAACAAAGATGTTTTGAGCTCCTCCCCTGTGGtgctccctgtccctccccctgaAGACCTCATTCAGTGCCAGCCAGTCGTGCCCACTAAACCACAGAGATCGCCTGTTGCCCACTTCCAGGAGGCATCTGTCCCCAGCAGTACGCACCCGTCCACGCCCACACCGACCAGCACTCAGGACCACAGCCCGGCTGCACAGAAAACAACGAGCCCAGGTGAGCAAGGAGTGGGATGGTGGCTGGGCGAGTGTGAAGGTACCAGCTAGCAATGGGGGAGGCTTTTTAGAAGCACTTTGGAGTTCATATGGGAATGCTTCCGAATGTCCAGATACAGCTAAACgtggattcccccccccccgtccctgcCAGAGTTGTTCTCTAGTCCATTGaatcctccctgctctgccctacaCCTTCCATGGCTGTGGGCATATATGGGAGCTGAAGTGCACTGACTAGAGCAGAGTCCGTCAATTCCAGCCCTTACCTCCTGTTCTGATTGGGGCCAGGCTGGCCGTCCCCTCACGCAGTGACCTCTCGGCTGGGCTAGGCTGGGCTGGAGACAGTGCTCTCAGCCAGCAAGATGCcagcaggtgctgggggcagTAGGAGAGTTTAGGATAGCGAGTCTGTGTGTGCTAGGGTCTCAGGCTCGTCCAGGGAATTGAGAACCAGGCAGAAAGCCCTCTGTCTGTGGACATGCCAGTGTCTGTTGCACTTAGGCCAGGTTTGTTAACAAGGGGGCAGCAGCTGGATTTGCTgggggctgtggctgctgctttGGGGTCACGTATTCTGGAGTCCCCTGaaatccttccccccccccccccatgtgtaTGTAACAGaatgcagcatttcggcagcagagTCCAAGAGCAGCAGCGACTTCGACCCTCTCAGCTCAGTGGCCGCGCCAGCCAGCCAGCCGCCAGTGTTAGATACGCAGCCACTCCAGTCATCTGCCTCGCTAGACAGCAGCTCCATCCTGCCCAATCCCTCTACTTCCTTTGAGCCAATCAAGCCAGATCCCACAGAGAGTGAGTATAGCCTTGGGCTCCTGGGGGACTCTGccgcaggtgctgcccagacaggACAGGGCTGAGCTCTGCTTTGCTTTCTGCTGAGAAGCTTCAGTCAAGCCGTGCAAGCTGGGATCTAAAGGAAGGGGCAGGCAGATCCCCGCACCCCCTGGGGGACTGTGTGCATGGCGGCGGCGAGGGTGAAAAAGCTGGTGGAGATGGCTCTCTGGTGAGAAGCTGTTTACTGTCTGTGTTCTGACGCTGGTAGCAGACGCTCTGACCCGAGAGGTCCCTTCTGGATCCCCATCTATTCCTCCCGTTTCCTGCCAGCGGTGCAGGGTTCTCCCCTAACAGTCCCTTCtgcagtgctgtgtccagttgAGTGCCTCAGTCCTTTCAGCTGTTCCCTTGGGAGGGTTCTCCTGATAACTAGTCTCCCTCTCTGCTCTCAATTTCATCCCATTCCTCAGGGTTACATTCAGACTGAGTCTCTCTGTAGGGACATTCATCTCAGGTATTCACACTGCTCTGCTGAGAGAGCCATGGGCCGCAGGAGAGCAGCCTGCTCCGGAATGGGACCTGCCAGCTGTTTCATGCAGTGCGGCAGTATAAGCAGGAAGTGGAGCCATATCCCTCTAGGGACGTGAGAGAAGCCGAGCTAGACTACAGCCAGGCACTGCAAACAgcctggctctgtggggaggggctgggggctcttTACTGGCAAGTGTCCAGGATGCTTGTTGTTTCCTTTCCAGGGCACAGCTCCCCTGGTGCCCTGTGGTGGCTCTGGAGTCACCCCGGGGGCAGAGACCCTGTGCTGAATTGCcagcccctggaaattccacagGCTGAGCAGGCAGGGTttgaagaggcagggggaggcGGCCCACGCTGTTGTGCCTGAAGCAGGCTGAGAGGAGGCGACGGGGAGCCGGGAGAGAAGGGAGTGAGGCGGGAGAGCAGAGATGCAGGTGGGGTGAGAGTCCACTGCTTCCATTGATGGGTCTGGTCAGGAGAGACAGGCCATTGCACGGACCCCACCCAGTAGTGTTGGTATTCCATGCTGTGGCCAGAGAGGGTGCGGGGGCTAGTTGTGAGGGTGCTTGCCGGGGGCTCTGGGGGTccgggttcagttccctgctacACTAAAGACTGTGCGTGTGACCCTGAGCCAATCACTCAGCCTCAGTTCCCACACCCGTGGGATAGCTCGGCCCTGCCATGCTGGGGTTGAAGAGATGTTCGTTAAAGAATGTGAGGGGCTATGGCGGGCTCACGGAGTGGCCCGTAGATAGGAAGAACTCTGGGGAGCTCTGGGCCGCATGTGAGGTCCAGGAGCTTGAGAGGGACCAAGGGAGGGATTCCCAGGGTTGGGGTCGCACCATGTTACCGGATGGCTCCGCAGCTGTGGGAGCTCTTCAAGGTTTAGGGTTTGTTGACTTGGTCTTGCGGTGTGTCCTGGTGACTAATTGAAGTGCCAGTGGCTGCGGTGAAAGGACTAGGACATAGGGCGGAAGGAGGGCCAGGGGAGAACAGTATAACAAGGAAGAATGGGGAGGCTGAGA harbors:
- the E2F4 gene encoding transcription factor E2F4, producing MVPAFSAADTLAVRQKRRIYDITNVLEGIGLIEKKSKNSIQWKGVGPGCNTREIAHKLIELKAEIEDLEQREQELEQQKMWVQQSIKNVTEDVQNSRYPFSTPSSRKLHLFSLTTGTLAYVTHEDICKCFTGDTLLAIRAPSGTWLEVPIPEGMNGQKKYQIHLKSTSGPIDVLLVNKDVLSSSPVVLPVPPPEDLIQCQPVVPTKPQRSPVAHFQEASVPSSTHPSTPTPTSTQDHSPAAQKTTSPECSISAAESKSSSDFDPLSSVAAPASQPPVLDTQPLQSSASLDSSSILPNPSTSFEPIKPDPTEMLEFPKELSEMFDPTRESMNSELLEELMSSEVFAPLLRLSPPPGDHDYIYNLDESEGVCDLFDVPILNL